Proteins from a single region of Amblyomma americanum isolate KBUSLIRL-KWMA chromosome 10, ASM5285725v1, whole genome shotgun sequence:
- the LOC144106620 gene encoding cytochrome P450 3A14-like codes for MFVAGALLILSTALLAALLIWRRRHFSYFEKLGIPGPKPNLIWGNLREYHSKNLYKMLAEWQDKYGDVYGFYNGDVPFVVLRDLDFIEHVFVRNFQNFVDRGLTMMTDQMHPVLKKSIMHVGGSQWKSIRTCVAYGMSDGKLKQMMPHIEEDAGIFVKSLEKFADSGKEVHMLEKLEELSMDYVARGSFGIDERFQGKADHPLMAVAKKTLRGVMKGFFHMAAQSTTTLQVIMKPICWLSLMLEEYSFTNFDTQTAKVVQLRKNDPTLRKPDILQNLIDAEYVEDEKEGGDKQTSNEVLKRRALTIDEVITSATVLFIAGFETTATGLSYVIFCLAKHPDVQEKLRREIVDSVGTNGYLDYEIVMKRLKYLHYVVDEALRLYPPGLTFATRRAKEDFEYNGIKFSAGTCFMAPSYQIQRDPRYWTNPLEFDPDRFAPENETPQTKAANIPFGVGPRNCVGKRLALLKTRYTVARLLQKYRFELGPSQMGSMEIGQYGMVSTPLRGPWVLIHSVAEEHRKS; via the exons ATGGCGCCGGCGTCACTTCTCCTACTTCGAGAAGCTTGGCATCCCGGGACCGAAACCGAACCTTATCTGGGGCAACCTCCGGGAATACCACtcaaag AATCTTTATAAAATGCTAGCTGAATGGCAAGACAAATATGGCGACGTTTACGG GTTCTACAACGGGGACGTGCCTTTTGTGGTTCTCAGAGACCTCGATTTCATAGAACACGTCTTTGTTCGTAACTTTCAGAACTTTGTGGATCGAGGC TTAACAATGATGACGGATCAAATGCACCCAGTACTGAAAAAATCCATCATGCACGTTGGTGGGTCTCAGTGGAAGAGCATTCGCACATGCGTGGCGTATGGTATGAGTGACGGCAAATTGAAACAG ATGATGCCTCACATCGAAGAAGACGCGGGAATCTTCGTGAAGTCGCTCGAGAAGTTCGCCGACAGTGGCAAAGAGGTGCATATGCTTGAAAAGCTCGAGGAGCTCTCCATGGACTACGTAGCTCGGGGCTCGTTCGGCATTGACGAGCGTTTTCAGGGAAAGGCTGATCATCCGCTCATGGCGGTCGCCAAAAAAACCCTCAGGGGTGTCATGAAAGGCTTTTTTCATATGGCCGCAC AATCTACAACTACCTTGCAAGTGATTATGAAACCGATCTGCTGGCTCTCGCTCATGCTTGAGGAATATTCATTTACAAACTTCGATACGCAGACGGCCAAAGTTGTTCAGCTCAGAAAAAATGACCCCACG CTCAGGAAGCCAGACATCTTGCAGAACCTCATCGATGCGGAATACGTCGAGGATGAAAAGGAAGGCGGCGATAAGCAGACATCTAACG AAGTCCTGAAGCGCAGAGCCCTTACCATCGACGAAGTGATAACCAGCGCTACTGTGCTCTTCATTGCGGG GTTCGAGACGACGGCTACTGGGCTGAGTTACGTTATTTTTTGCCTAGCGAAGCACCCTGACGTTCAAGAAAAGCTTCGGCGAGAGATCGTTGACTCCGTAGGTACTAAC GGTTACCTGGACTACGAAATCGTGATGAAGAGGCTTAAGTACTTGCACTATGTAGTGGACGAAGCACTGCGTCTCTATCCGCCTGGCCTTAC GTTTGCGACGCGGCGGGCCAAAGAAGACTTTGAGTACAACGGCATCAAGTTCAGCGCTGGAACATGCTTCATGGCGCCTTCATACCAGATACAAAGGGACCCACGATATTGGACAAATCCTCTGGAGTTTGATCCTGACAG GTTTGCACCTGAAAACGAAACCCCGCAGACAAAGGCGGCCAACATTCCTTTCGGCGTTGGTCCTCGGAACTGCGTTGGGAAGAGACTGGCGCTGTTGAAGACAAGGTACACCGTGGCAAGGCTGCTGCAGAAGTACCGCTTCGAACTGGGCCCATCTCAAATG ggCTCCATGGAAATTGGTCAGTACGGCATGGTGTCAACGCCTTTGAGGGGTCCTTGGGTTTTAATTCACAGTGTTGCAGAAGAGCACCGGAAGAGTTGA